One Streptomyces coeruleorubidus DNA segment encodes these proteins:
- a CDS encoding ATP-binding protein → MDNDGRGFGSRPEGGAAPLGPGPADPLPYEGVWRFIAPAVDASVPQARHAVRDLLLRQGVPVSDDLTQGLLLIVSELVTNAVKHAAVLSPTIAVELAVGAEWLRVSVEDSHPYRPTALETDHGRTGGRGLLLVREITREAGGVCEVDHTPSGGKVIWATLPLKPTRFT, encoded by the coding sequence ATGGACAACGACGGGCGTGGGTTCGGCTCACGCCCAGAGGGCGGCGCGGCGCCCCTCGGCCCCGGGCCCGCGGATCCGCTGCCGTACGAAGGGGTCTGGCGGTTCATCGCACCGGCGGTCGACGCCTCGGTGCCGCAGGCGCGGCACGCCGTACGGGATCTGCTGCTGCGTCAGGGGGTGCCCGTCTCGGACGACCTGACCCAGGGGCTGCTGCTGATCGTCTCGGAGCTGGTGACGAACGCCGTGAAGCACGCGGCGGTGCTCTCGCCGACCATCGCCGTCGAGCTGGCCGTCGGTGCCGAGTGGCTGCGCGTGTCCGTGGAGGACAGCCACCCGTACCGGCCGACCGCGCTGGAGACCGACCACGGCCGGACCGGCGGTCGCGGACTGCTGCTGGTGCGCGAGATCACCCGGGAGGCGGGCGGGGTGTGCGAGGTCGACCACACCCCGAGCGGCGGCAAGGTGATCTGGGCCACCCTGCCGCTCAAACCCACGCGCTTCACCTAG
- a CDS encoding GlxA family transcriptional regulator has protein sequence MAQRTVLAVLFEGVQSLDVTGPVEVFAGAELLSPGTYRIRTASLDGAPVRTTSGLTLVPDVSLATAPDPDILLVPGGTGSLCPDPRLVDWVRDHGPRAARLVSVCTGAAVLAEAGLLDGRRATTHWAYCDWLARDHPAVEIDPDPVYVRDGHIATSAGVTAGIDLALALVEEDLGRDAALTIARHLVVFLRRPGNQAQFSAQLAAQTAHREPLRDVQRFIAERPDADLSVEALAARARLSPRHFARAFRSETGMTPGRYVDRVRLEHARRLLEDTADGIEEISRTSGYGTPEAMRRAFVKALGTPPAEYRRRFRPATTS, from the coding sequence ATGGCCCAGCGCACCGTTCTCGCCGTCCTCTTCGAAGGCGTGCAGAGCCTCGACGTCACCGGGCCCGTGGAGGTCTTCGCGGGCGCGGAGCTGCTCTCCCCGGGGACGTACCGGATCCGCACGGCCTCCCTGGACGGTGCGCCGGTGCGGACCACCAGCGGTCTGACCCTCGTACCCGACGTGTCCCTGGCCACCGCGCCCGACCCGGACATCCTTCTCGTCCCCGGCGGAACGGGCAGCCTGTGCCCCGACCCGCGCCTGGTCGACTGGGTGCGCGATCACGGGCCGCGCGCCGCCAGGCTGGTCTCCGTGTGCACCGGCGCGGCCGTGCTCGCCGAAGCCGGCCTGTTGGACGGCCGCCGGGCCACGACCCACTGGGCGTACTGCGACTGGCTCGCCCGCGACCACCCGGCCGTCGAGATCGACCCCGACCCCGTCTACGTACGCGACGGACACATCGCCACGTCGGCCGGTGTCACCGCCGGCATCGACCTCGCCCTCGCCCTGGTGGAGGAGGACCTGGGCCGGGACGCCGCCCTCACCATCGCCCGCCACCTGGTCGTGTTCCTGCGCCGGCCCGGGAACCAGGCCCAGTTCAGTGCCCAGCTCGCGGCCCAGACCGCACACCGCGAACCCCTGCGCGACGTCCAGCGGTTCATCGCCGAACGCCCCGACGCCGACCTGTCCGTCGAGGCCCTCGCCGCCCGCGCCCGCCTGTCGCCCCGCCACTTCGCCCGCGCCTTCCGGTCCGAGACCGGTATGACGCCGGGCCGGTACGTGGACCGGGTCCGCCTCGAACACGCCCGCCGCCTGCTGGAGGACACCGCCGACGGCATCGAGGAGATCTCCCGCACCAGCGGCTACGGCACCCCCGAGGCCATGCGCCGGGCCTTCGTCAAGGCTCTGGGCACGCCCCCGGCCGAGTACCGCCGCCGCTTCCGCCCCGCGACAACGTCCTGA
- a CDS encoding SCO6745 family protein: protein MTTTALRPLAGRRCQNVLNALHSTHYFSPDLGRELGAAGVTHPHAVNFAVRAAALGPVGAGTVAATFYNYKYELVARHVPAVWETATPGQVLAARARAVDATLRRLLGEEALASAEMAEAARLSLRAAEACSRGARPLYAAHADLPVPEEPHLAYWHAATLLREHRGDGHLAVLMSAELDGLEAMVTHTATGKGMAPKWVFSSRGWNQEDWDAAAGRLRERGLLDATGELTERGLALREEIEQETDRLDRAPYEHLGAEGVARLTELGAAFAQAALTAGAFPADLLGKR from the coding sequence ATGACGACCACCGCCCTCCGGCCGCTCGCCGGCCGACGCTGCCAGAACGTGCTCAACGCCCTGCACTCGACGCACTACTTCTCGCCGGATCTGGGGCGGGAACTGGGTGCTGCGGGGGTCACCCACCCCCACGCCGTGAACTTCGCCGTGCGGGCCGCCGCCCTCGGACCGGTCGGGGCTGGGACGGTGGCGGCGACCTTCTACAACTACAAGTACGAGCTCGTGGCCCGGCACGTGCCCGCCGTGTGGGAGACCGCGACGCCCGGCCAGGTGCTGGCGGCACGCGCGCGTGCGGTCGACGCGACGCTGCGCCGCCTGCTGGGCGAAGAGGCCCTGGCGTCGGCGGAGATGGCCGAGGCCGCGCGGCTCTCGCTGCGTGCCGCCGAGGCCTGCTCGCGCGGGGCGCGGCCGCTGTACGCCGCCCATGCCGACCTGCCCGTCCCCGAGGAGCCGCACCTCGCCTACTGGCACGCGGCGACCCTGCTGCGCGAGCACCGGGGCGACGGGCATCTGGCCGTGCTGATGTCCGCGGAGCTGGACGGGCTGGAGGCCATGGTGACCCACACGGCGACGGGTAAGGGCATGGCACCGAAGTGGGTCTTCAGCAGCCGGGGCTGGAACCAGGAGGACTGGGACGCGGCGGCGGGCCGGCTGCGTGAGCGCGGGCTGCTGGACGCGACCGGCGAGCTCACCGAGCGCGGCCTCGCCCTGCGCGAGGAGATCGAGCAGGAGACGGACCGTCTGGACCGGGCGCCGTACGAGCACCTGGGCGCGGAGGGGGTGGCCCGGCTGACCGAGCTGGGGGCGGCGTTCGCGCAGGCGGCGCTCACGGCCGGGGCCTTTCCGGCGGACCTGCTCGGCAAGCGTTGA
- a CDS encoding ABC-F family ATP-binding cassette domain-containing protein, with product MTATLVAKNLAAGHGDRSLFTGLDLVVAPGDVIGLVGANGAGKSTLLRMLAGLTAPEQGELRLSPPTATVGHLPQEPDRRPGETVRAFLARRTGVAEAQRIMDEATQALVDGAPGADDAYATSLERWLGLGGADLDERAEEVADSLGLAVGLDQLMTSLSGGQAARAGLASLLLSRYDVFLLDEPTNDLDLDGLERLERFVSGLRAGTVVVSHDREFLTRTVTKVLELDLAQRQINLYGGGYEAYLEEREVARRHARDEFEEYADKRSALQDRAQMQRSWMDKGVKNARRKAGNDNDKIGRKFRSEASEKQAAKARQTQRMLERLDAVEEPRKEWELRMEIASAPRSGAVVATLRDAEVRRGGFVLGPVSLQIDWADRVAVTGANGAGKSTLLAALLGRVPLDAGHAALGSGVLLGEVDQARKLFHGQEPLMDAFRAAVPDTEPAEVRTLLAKFGLKSDHVLRPAATLSPGERTRAALALLQGRGVNLLVLDEPTNHLDLPAIEQLESALDSYEGTLLLVTHDRRMLDAVRVTRRIEVADGKVTER from the coding sequence ATGACTGCCACCCTCGTCGCCAAGAACCTCGCCGCCGGCCACGGCGACCGCTCCCTGTTCACCGGACTCGACCTCGTCGTCGCGCCCGGCGACGTGATCGGCCTGGTCGGAGCCAACGGCGCCGGCAAGTCCACCCTGCTCAGGATGCTCGCCGGACTCACGGCCCCCGAGCAGGGCGAGCTGCGCCTGTCCCCGCCGACCGCCACCGTCGGCCACCTGCCGCAGGAGCCGGACCGCCGCCCCGGCGAGACCGTACGGGCGTTCCTGGCCCGCCGCACCGGCGTCGCCGAGGCCCAGCGGATCATGGACGAGGCGACCCAGGCCCTGGTCGACGGGGCACCCGGCGCCGACGACGCCTACGCCACGAGCCTGGAGCGCTGGCTCGGACTCGGCGGCGCCGACCTCGACGAACGCGCCGAGGAGGTCGCCGACTCCCTGGGCCTCGCGGTCGGTCTCGACCAGCTGATGACGTCGCTGTCCGGCGGCCAGGCCGCCCGCGCCGGCCTCGCCTCCCTGCTGCTGTCCCGCTACGACGTCTTCCTCCTGGACGAGCCCACCAACGACCTCGACCTGGACGGCCTGGAACGCCTCGAACGCTTCGTGAGCGGCCTGCGCGCCGGGACGGTGGTCGTCAGCCACGACCGCGAGTTCCTCACCCGCACCGTCACCAAGGTCCTCGAACTCGACCTCGCCCAGCGGCAGATCAACCTCTACGGCGGTGGCTACGAGGCCTACCTGGAGGAGCGGGAGGTCGCCCGCAGGCACGCCCGCGACGAGTTCGAGGAGTACGCCGACAAGAGGTCGGCGCTCCAAGACCGGGCCCAGATGCAGCGCTCCTGGATGGACAAAGGCGTGAAGAACGCGCGCCGCAAGGCGGGCAACGACAACGACAAGATCGGCCGCAAGTTCCGCAGCGAGGCCAGCGAGAAACAGGCGGCGAAGGCCCGGCAGACGCAGCGCATGCTCGAGCGGCTGGATGCCGTCGAGGAGCCCCGCAAGGAGTGGGAGCTGCGCATGGAGATCGCGTCGGCCCCGCGCTCGGGCGCCGTCGTGGCGACCCTGCGGGACGCCGAGGTGCGTCGCGGCGGCTTCGTCCTCGGCCCGGTGTCCCTCCAGATCGACTGGGCGGACCGGGTGGCGGTGACGGGCGCGAACGGCGCCGGCAAGTCCACCCTGCTCGCCGCCCTGCTCGGCCGCGTCCCGCTCGACGCCGGGCACGCGGCCCTCGGCTCGGGCGTCCTGCTCGGCGAGGTCGACCAGGCCCGCAAGCTGTTCCACGGCCAGGAGCCCCTGATGGACGCCTTCCGCGCGGCCGTCCCGGACACCGAACCCGCCGAGGTCCGCACCCTCCTGGCCAAGTTCGGCCTCAAGTCGGACCACGTCCTGCGCCCCGCGGCGACCCTCTCCCCGGGCGAGCGCACCAGAGCGGCCCTGGCACTGCTCCAGGGCCGTGGCGTCAACCTCCTGGTCCTCGACGAGCCGACCAACCACCTCGACCTGCCCGCCATCGAGCAGTTGGAGTCCGCCCTCGACTCCTACGAGGGCACCCTCCTGCTGGTCACCCACGACCGCCGCATGCTCGACGCCGTACGCGTCACGCGCCGCATCGAGGTGGCGGACGGCAAGGTGACCGAGCGCTAA
- a CDS encoding oxidoreductase, which translates to MCAEYTTFGLAPAMRAGGVLTDGGYQVHRDFVDFIVDGRPLLFQLADLDAVSPLASDVPPSIFTAQVRSLLLESPAPLPGGRYVVYGCPECEDLACGAVTAVIRRDGEDFIWRDFAWQTDEHADLELNGYHGIGPFRFRGAEYRAALSALLNGSAPDTRRRVLLIGARVAVLAKLAAALRTIGVGADIAHDADHVPAEELRGYGAVAFGRGTGEPERAAVRRAFERAEVHVAYVDGLAPIVPLLVAQIEHALDRSPLERRRLTGLTATDAEADVEVTSACRVTLTAYRLDRLSRTHTHEIFDGVLEPGRHRIALDAKAVKEQSFLVARTATSVLVTAVTP; encoded by the coding sequence ATGTGTGCCGAGTACACGACCTTCGGCCTGGCACCCGCGATGCGGGCCGGCGGAGTCCTCACAGACGGTGGTTACCAGGTCCACCGGGACTTCGTGGACTTCATCGTCGACGGACGCCCGCTGCTGTTCCAGCTCGCCGACCTGGACGCGGTCTCCCCGCTGGCCTCCGACGTACCCCCCTCGATCTTCACCGCGCAGGTCCGCAGCCTGCTCCTGGAAAGCCCCGCACCGCTGCCCGGCGGCCGGTACGTCGTCTACGGCTGCCCCGAGTGCGAGGACCTGGCCTGCGGCGCCGTCACCGCGGTCATCCGGCGGGACGGCGAGGACTTCATCTGGCGGGACTTCGCCTGGCAGACCGACGAACACGCCGACCTCGAGCTCAACGGCTACCACGGCATCGGCCCGTTCCGCTTCCGCGGCGCCGAGTACCGCGCGGCGCTGAGCGCCCTGCTGAACGGCTCCGCCCCGGACACCCGCCGCCGCGTCCTGCTGATCGGCGCCCGCGTCGCCGTCCTGGCCAAGCTCGCCGCGGCGCTGCGCACCATCGGCGTCGGCGCCGATATCGCCCACGACGCCGACCACGTGCCCGCCGAGGAACTGCGCGGCTACGGCGCCGTCGCCTTCGGCCGCGGGACCGGCGAGCCGGAACGCGCCGCCGTCCGCCGCGCCTTCGAACGCGCCGAGGTCCACGTCGCCTACGTCGACGGCCTCGCCCCGATCGTCCCCCTCCTCGTCGCCCAGATCGAACACGCCCTGGACCGCAGCCCACTGGAGCGGCGCCGCCTCACCGGCCTGACCGCCACCGACGCCGAGGCCGACGTCGAGGTCACCTCCGCCTGCCGGGTCACCCTCACCGCGTACCGCCTCGACCGGCTCTCCCGCACCCACACCCACGAGATCTTCGACGGCGTCCTGGAACCGGGCCGCCACCGCATCGCCCTCGACGCCAAGGCGGTGAAGGAGCAGTCCTTCCTGGTGGCGCGCACCGCCACCAGTGTGCTGGTGACGGCCGTGACCCCCTGA
- a CDS encoding putative glycolipid-binding domain-containing protein codes for MSAARVITWEVFASRGFETAWVQLRDGVLRARGRAVGTDPEPYWITYDLDTADGFVTRRLRVTAESADGSRTLDLRHDGGGAWTADGERLPDVDGALDCDLGLCPLTNTMPVLRHGLHQAPGEMEFLMAWVSVPDLTVRPSRQTYTHLGPGRVRYASGDFRSDLEFDEEGYVVEYPSLATRLTTR; via the coding sequence ATGTCTGCTGCGCGTGTCATCACCTGGGAAGTCTTCGCGAGCCGGGGGTTCGAGACCGCCTGGGTCCAGCTCCGGGACGGCGTGCTGCGGGCGCGCGGGCGAGCCGTCGGGACCGATCCGGAGCCCTACTGGATCACGTACGACCTCGACACGGCCGACGGGTTCGTGACCCGTCGGCTGCGGGTGACGGCCGAGTCGGCCGACGGCAGCCGCACGCTCGATCTGCGGCACGACGGCGGAGGCGCGTGGACCGCCGACGGCGAGCGGCTTCCGGATGTCGACGGCGCCCTCGACTGCGATCTCGGGCTGTGCCCGCTCACCAACACCATGCCGGTGCTCCGGCACGGGCTCCATCAGGCGCCGGGCGAGATGGAGTTCCTGATGGCCTGGGTGTCGGTGCCGGATCTGACGGTGCGGCCGTCCCGGCAGACGTACACGCATCTCGGCCCCGGGCGGGTCCGGTACGCCTCCGGCGACTTCCGCAGCGACCTGGAATTCGACGAGGAAGGGTACGTCGTGGAGTACCCCTCCCTCGCCACCCGTCTGACGACCCGTTAG
- a CDS encoding DJ-1/PfpI family protein — protein sequence MQIAIALYDRFTALDAVGPYETLGRLPDAETVFVAEETGPVRNDSGNLAFIADRTLADVPNPDIIVVPGGPGPLPLAADGPFLTWLRTADATSTWTTSVCTGSLLLAAAGLLRGRRATSHWLALEELKRHGAEPTGERVVTDGKYVTAAGVSSGIDMGLTLLGRIAGDDHAQIVQLATEYDPQPPYDAGSPEKAPTHIVELLRSHADLTLT from the coding sequence ATGCAGATCGCCATCGCCCTCTACGACCGCTTCACCGCCCTCGACGCCGTAGGCCCCTACGAGACCCTGGGCCGGCTCCCGGACGCGGAGACCGTCTTCGTCGCCGAGGAGACCGGCCCCGTACGGAACGACTCCGGGAACCTCGCGTTCATCGCCGACCGGACCCTGGCCGACGTACCGAACCCCGACATCATCGTTGTCCCCGGCGGCCCCGGCCCGCTCCCGTTAGCTGCGGACGGACCCTTCCTCACCTGGCTGCGCACAGCCGACGCCACCAGCACCTGGACGACGTCCGTGTGCACCGGCTCCCTGCTGCTCGCCGCCGCCGGACTCCTCCGGGGCCGCCGCGCGACCTCCCACTGGCTGGCCCTGGAGGAGCTGAAGCGCCACGGCGCCGAGCCGACGGGGGAGCGGGTCGTCACCGACGGCAAGTACGTCACCGCGGCCGGCGTCTCCTCCGGTATCGACATGGGACTGACCCTGCTCGGCCGCATCGCGGGCGACGACCACGCACAGATCGTCCAGCTCGCCACCGAGTACGACCCGCAGCCGCCCTACGACGCCGGATCACCCGAGAAGGCGCCCACGCACATCGTCGAACTGCTCCGGTCGCACGCCGACCTCACCCTGACGTAG
- a CDS encoding LPFR motif small protein, whose amino-acid sequence MFRAIADVLRQIGGAIATVVTLPFRALARLFGGASSATRSRRV is encoded by the coding sequence GTGTTCCGTGCCATTGCAGATGTGCTGCGCCAGATCGGCGGTGCCATCGCGACCGTCGTGACGCTGCCCTTCCGGGCCCTGGCCCGGCTCTTCGGCGGCGCTTCGTCCGCCACCCGCAGCCGCAGGGTCTGA
- a CDS encoding enoyl-CoA hydratase/isomerase family protein, with the protein MEPQLQYSVTDSVATVVIRHPVKRNAMTAAMWRSLPPLLEELAGDPAVRALVLTGEGGTFCAGADISTLRGSPKEAQRLAVAAEEALAAFPKPTLAAVRGHCVGGGAQLAAACDLRFAEQGALFGVTPAKLGIVYPASSTRRLVSLVGPATAKYLLFSGELIDAERALRTGLADEVLPEGELGKRLAEFTRVLVSRSQLTQAAAKEFANGRTDRDAHWAELARESGDTAEGVAAFLERRQPRFGWSVSTSG; encoded by the coding sequence ATGGAGCCGCAGCTGCAGTACAGCGTGACCGACTCGGTCGCGACGGTCGTCATCCGCCATCCCGTCAAGCGCAACGCCATGACGGCCGCCATGTGGCGCTCCCTGCCGCCGCTGCTGGAGGAGCTCGCGGGCGATCCGGCCGTGCGGGCGCTGGTGCTCACCGGCGAGGGCGGGACGTTCTGCGCCGGGGCCGACATCTCGACGCTGCGGGGCTCACCTAAGGAGGCGCAGAGGCTGGCTGTGGCGGCGGAGGAGGCGCTCGCCGCGTTCCCGAAGCCGACGCTGGCGGCGGTGCGCGGGCACTGTGTGGGCGGCGGGGCACAGCTGGCGGCGGCCTGTGATCTGCGGTTCGCCGAGCAGGGGGCGCTGTTCGGTGTGACGCCCGCGAAGCTCGGCATCGTCTATCCGGCGTCCTCGACCAGACGGCTGGTGTCCCTGGTGGGGCCGGCCACCGCAAAGTACCTGCTGTTCTCCGGCGAACTGATCGACGCGGAGCGGGCGCTGCGCACCGGGCTGGCCGACGAGGTGCTGCCCGAGGGTGAACTGGGCAAGCGTCTCGCCGAGTTCACCCGGGTCCTGGTGTCCCGTTCGCAGCTGACGCAGGCCGCGGCCAAGGAGTTCGCGAACGGGCGCACGGACCGCGATGCCCACTGGGCCGAGCTGGCACGCGAGAGCGGCGACACCGCGGAGGGTGTCGCCGCGTTCCTGGAGCGCAGGCAGCCGCGGTTCGGCTGGAGTGTGTCTACGTCAGGGTGA
- a CDS encoding FAD-dependent oxidoreductase produces MAGERMDEIVVVGGGVVGLTTAVVLAERGRRVRVWTRDPVEATTSAVAGALWWPYRIEPVALARVWALRSLEVYEELAAGAGSSGVRMVEGVLGETRLDEVDGWLADRVPELRAATAGEYTGYGVRARLPLIDMPAHLAWLRERFAAAGGVVEARTVSGFAEADAPVVINCTGLAARELVPDPSVRPVRGQLVVVENPGIDTWLVSTDAAGEYAYMFPQPGGLVLGGTAEEDAWSPVPDPATAEAIIRRCAALRPEIAGARVLEHRVGLRPTRPAVRLERDALPDGRLLIHNYGHGGAGVTVAWGCAEEAARLVG; encoded by the coding sequence ATGGCTGGTGAGCGCATGGACGAGATCGTGGTGGTCGGTGGCGGGGTGGTCGGGCTGACGACCGCGGTGGTTCTCGCCGAGCGGGGGCGGCGGGTACGGGTGTGGACGCGGGACCCCGTCGAGGCGACCACATCGGCGGTCGCGGGTGCGCTGTGGTGGCCGTACCGGATCGAGCCGGTCGCGCTGGCGCGGGTGTGGGCGCTGCGGTCGCTGGAGGTGTACGAGGAGCTGGCCGCGGGGGCCGGGTCGAGCGGCGTACGCATGGTCGAAGGGGTGCTGGGCGAGACGCGTCTCGACGAGGTCGACGGGTGGCTGGCGGACCGGGTGCCGGAGCTGCGCGCGGCCACGGCCGGGGAGTACACGGGGTACGGCGTCCGGGCGCGGTTGCCGCTCATCGACATGCCGGCTCATCTGGCGTGGCTGCGGGAGCGGTTCGCCGCGGCGGGCGGTGTGGTCGAGGCCCGTACGGTGTCCGGGTTCGCGGAGGCCGACGCGCCGGTCGTGATCAACTGCACGGGGCTCGCCGCTCGGGAGCTGGTGCCGGATCCGTCCGTGCGGCCTGTGCGCGGCCAACTGGTCGTCGTGGAGAACCCGGGGATCGACACCTGGCTGGTCTCCACCGACGCGGCCGGGGAGTACGCGTACATGTTCCCGCAGCCGGGCGGGCTCGTCCTCGGCGGTACGGCGGAGGAGGACGCGTGGTCGCCGGTACCCGACCCCGCGACGGCCGAGGCGATCATCCGCCGCTGCGCGGCGCTGCGGCCGGAGATCGCCGGGGCGCGCGTCCTGGAACACCGGGTCGGGCTGCGCCCCACCCGCCCCGCGGTACGCCTGGAGCGCGACGCCCTGCCGGACGGCCGGCTCCTGATCCACAACTACGGCCACGGCGGCGCGGGCGTGACGGTGGCCTGGGGTTGTGCGGAGGAGGCGGCTCGACTGGTCGGCTAG
- a CDS encoding Tex family protein — MTTPGSLEVGSIEGRIAEELGVRERQVRAAVELLDSGSTVPFIARYRKEATEMLDDAQLRTIEERLRYLRELEERRTAILESVREQGKLTEELEGRIRGAQTKARLEDIYLPYKPKRRTKAQIAREAGLEPLAEGLLGDPSVEPLAAAAAFVDADKGVADPQAALDGARAILTERFSEDADLIGELRERMWVRGRLAAKVRDGKEEAGAKFADYFDFAEPFTELPSHRILAMLRGEKEEVLDLVLEPEEPTDGPSSYEGMVANRFGIADRGRPGDKWLLDTVRWAWRTRVLVHLGIDLRLRLRTAAEDEAVRVFAANLRDLLLAAPAGTRSTLGLDPGFRTGVKVAVVDATGKVVATDVIHPHVPANRWDEAIAKLARLAKEHAVELIAIGNGTASRETDKLAGELIAKHPELKLTKVMVSEAGASVYSASAFASQELPDMDVSLRGAVSIARRLQDPLAELVKIDPKSIGVGQYQHDLSEVKLSRSLDAVVEDCVNGVGVDVNTASAPLLARVSGITSGLAENIVAHRDANGPFKSRGELKKVARLGPKAYEQCAGFLRIRGGDDPLDASSVHPEAYPVVRRMVKTSGQEVAGLVGNTAVLRSLKPQDFVDETFGLPTVTDILKELEKPGRDPRPAFKMAAFKDGVEKISDLSAGMVLEGVVTNVAAFGAFVDVGVHQDGLVHVSAMSKTFVKDPRDVVKPGDIVKVKVLDIDIPRKRISLTLRLDDEAAPQGQGGSGERRQRGGRPPQQRQGGGGARRGGAGSRQAAAPAPANSAMADALRRAGLVDPKNGKR, encoded by the coding sequence GTGACGACACCCGGGTCCCTCGAAGTAGGGTCCATCGAAGGCAGGATCGCCGAGGAGCTCGGCGTACGGGAGCGGCAGGTCAGGGCTGCCGTGGAGCTGCTCGACAGCGGTTCTACGGTGCCCTTCATCGCCCGCTACCGCAAGGAAGCGACCGAGATGCTCGACGATGCGCAGCTGCGCACGATCGAGGAGCGGCTGCGCTATCTGCGGGAGCTGGAGGAGCGGCGGACGGCGATCCTGGAGTCGGTGCGCGAGCAGGGCAAGCTCACCGAGGAACTGGAGGGGCGGATCCGGGGCGCGCAGACCAAGGCGCGCCTGGAGGACATCTACCTCCCGTACAAGCCCAAGCGGCGCACCAAGGCGCAGATCGCGCGTGAGGCCGGTCTCGAGCCGCTGGCGGAGGGGCTGCTCGGCGATCCGTCCGTCGAGCCCCTCGCCGCGGCCGCCGCGTTCGTCGACGCCGACAAGGGCGTGGCCGATCCACAGGCGGCCCTCGACGGCGCCCGGGCGATCCTCACCGAGCGGTTCTCGGAGGACGCCGACCTGATCGGCGAGCTGCGCGAGCGCATGTGGGTGCGCGGGCGGCTGGCCGCCAAGGTGCGGGACGGCAAGGAGGAGGCGGGCGCGAAGTTCGCCGACTACTTCGACTTCGCCGAGCCGTTCACCGAGCTGCCCTCGCACCGCATCCTGGCGATGCTGCGCGGCGAGAAGGAAGAGGTCCTCGACCTCGTCCTGGAGCCCGAGGAACCGACGGACGGCCCGTCGTCGTACGAGGGCATGGTCGCGAACCGGTTCGGGATCGCCGACCGGGGCCGCCCCGGCGACAAGTGGCTGCTGGACACGGTCCGTTGGGCCTGGCGCACCCGCGTTCTCGTCCACCTCGGCATCGACCTGCGGCTGCGGCTGCGCACGGCCGCCGAGGACGAGGCGGTGCGGGTCTTCGCGGCGAACCTGCGCGACCTGCTGCTCGCGGCCCCCGCGGGCACGCGCTCGACGCTCGGCCTCGACCCCGGTTTCCGTACGGGTGTGAAGGTGGCCGTCGTCGACGCGACCGGCAAGGTCGTCGCCACGGACGTCATCCACCCCCACGTCCCGGCCAACCGGTGGGACGAGGCCATCGCCAAGCTGGCCCGGCTGGCGAAGGAGCACGCGGTCGAGCTGATCGCCATCGGCAACGGCACGGCCTCCCGCGAGACCGACAAGCTCGCCGGGGAACTGATCGCCAAGCACCCGGAGCTGAAGCTCACGAAGGTGATGGTGTCCGAGGCCGGCGCGTCCGTGTACTCGGCGTCCGCCTTCGCCTCGCAGGAGCTGCCCGACATGGACGTGTCGCTGCGCGGCGCGGTGTCGATCGCCCGGCGGCTCCAGGACCCGCTGGCCGAGCTGGTGAAGATCGACCCGAAGTCGATCGGTGTCGGCCAGTACCAGCACGACCTGTCCGAGGTGAAGCTGTCGCGTTCGCTGGACGCGGTGGTGGAGGACTGTGTGAACGGCGTGGGCGTGGACGTCAACACGGCGTCGGCCCCGCTGCTCGCCCGGGTCTCCGGCATCACCTCCGGGCTCGCCGAGAACATCGTGGCGCACCGGGACGCCAACGGGCCGTTCAAGTCCCGCGGCGAGCTGAAGAAGGTGGCGCGGCTGGGCCCGAAGGCGTACGAGCAGTGCGCGGGCTTCCTGCGGATCCGCGGCGGTGACGACCCGCTGGACGCGTCCAGCGTGCACCCGGAGGCGTACCCGGTGGTCCGGCGCATGGTGAAGACCTCCGGGCAGGAGGTCGCGGGTCTCGTCGGCAACACCGCGGTGCTGCGTTCGCTGAAGCCGCAGGACTTCGTGGACGAGACGTTCGGTCTGCCGACGGTCACCGACATCCTCAAGGAACTGGAGAAGCCCGGCCGCGACCCGCGTCCGGCCTTCAAGATGGCCGCCTTCAAGGACGGTGTGGAGAAGATCTCCGACCTGTCGGCCGGGATGGTCCTGGAGGGCGTCGTGACGAACGTCGCCGCGTTCGGCGCTTTCGTGGACGTCGGTGTCCACCAGGACGGTCTGGTGCACGTCTCCGCGATGTCGAAGACGTTCGTCAAGGACCCGCGGGACGTGGTGAAGCCCGGGGACATCGTCAAGGTGAAGGTCCTCGACATCGACATCCCGCGCAAGCGGATCTCGCTGACGCTGCGTCTGGACGACGAGGCGGCCCCGCAGGGGCAGGGCGGCTCCGGCGAGCGCCGGCAGCGCGGCGGGCGTCCGCCGCAGCAGCGGCAGGGTGGCGGTGGCGCGCGCCGTGGCGGCGCCGGTTCGCGCCAGGCGGCTGCGCCTGCGCCTGCCAACAGCGCGATGGCGGATGCGCTGCGCCGCGCGGGCTTGGTCGACCCCAAGAACGGCAAGCGTTGA